The following are encoded together in the Plasmodium reichenowi strain SY57 chromosome 3, whole genome shotgun sequence genome:
- a CDS encoding hypothetical protein (conserved Plasmodium protein, unknown function), translating into MRVTWTKSNMIWRTFSKMNGEQEITKHKELMNPLIVKRGYHTIMKRRIIRNVLNIGNKKEKNLLNFMTLFNINYNYRNICNMSRKRLNKEKDFFEGEHLNRQLGGYGYPMMFIVTYDKPSWQPFWENDCEVIPRDEFGVPATIPPEVSTNIKHTYYVPPQFYTFLKKLGDDTEELKPYMIKLIKGEFTYDDYQEMFYKFAKPLKIYRKKIPLPYRTTEEISKQEEMKWQSAWYTYRQKVLAEYNVTMNLREFILYMTVGLYFSYLWLDALRQYRLDMKLFYLEAPEHKINWVKPRGDLV; encoded by the coding sequence atgagaGTAACATGGACAAAAAGTAATATGATATGGAGGACCTTTAGTAAGATGAATGGTGAACAGGAGATAACAAAACATAAAGAACTGATGAACCCTTTAATTGTAAAAAGAGGGTATCATACAATTATGAAGAGGAGAATAATACGTAATGTGCTTAATAtaggaaataaaaaagagaagaatttgttaaattttatgacattatttaatataaattataattatcgaaatatttgtaatatgAGTAGAAAAAGATTAAATAAAGAGAAGGATTTTTTTGAAGGTGAGCATTTAAATAGACAATTAGGAGGATATGGATATCCTATGATGTTTATTGTAACATATGATAAACCAAGTTGGCAACCTTTTTGGGAAAATGATTGTGAAGTAATACCACGTGATGAATTTGGAGTACCTGCGACTATACCTCCTGAAGTATctacaaatataaaacatacATATTATGTACCACCACaattttatacatttttgaaaaaattagGAGATGATACAGAAGAATTAAAACCATATATGAtcaaattaataaaaggAGAATTTACATATGATGATTATCAAGAAATGTTTTACAAATTTGCAAAAcctttaaaaatttatagaaaaaaaataccCCTACCATATAGAACAACAGAAGAAATATCCAAACAAGAAGAAATGAAATGGCAATCAGCTTGGTATACATATAGACAAAAGGTATTAGCTGAATATAATGTAACAATGAATTTAAGagaatttattttatatatgacaGTTggattatatttttcttatttatgGTTAGATGCCTTAAGACAATATCGTTTGGACATGAAACTATTTTATCTTGAAGCCCCTGAGCACAAAATTAATTGGGTAAAACCAAGAGGAGACTTAgtatag
- a CDS encoding hypothetical protein (conserved Plasmodium protein, unknown function), with product MASAPGLAFANITLMLDLPQLPAIFFVNVRNNLKIFMNEIKQKTVEGEDIFYPHNRINLQNKHINKMGRTRKYSNNKEWIFGNPF from the coding sequence ATGGCATCGGCCCCAGGATTAGCTTTTGCAAATATTACGCTTATGCTGGACCTACCACAATTACCAgctatattttttgttaatgtaagaaataatttaaaaatttttatgaacGAAATTAAACAAAAGACAGTTGAAGGagaagatatattttatccACACAACAGAATTAACttacaaaataaacatataaacaaaatggGGAGAACAAGGAAATACAGTAACAACAAAGAATGGATATTTGGAAATCCATtctaa
- a CDS encoding membrane magnesium transporter, putative, whose translation MINNVSVAITLVGLLALFKSGYTVYSHLSSFKLQDDNIDNFSIPHMLIAQIIFCTLITFFGGSKLFLNLKNIKGDSMENFNNTDWDKCHTRRNFGSCFNRKQYIKNFIKDFVGSPI comes from the exons ATGATTAACAACGTATCAGTTGCCATAACCCTTGTTGGTTTATTAGCACTTTTTAAAAGTGGTTATACTGTATACTCAC aTTTGAGTTCATTCAAACTTCAAGATGATAACATTGATAACTTTTCTATACCGCACATG tTAATTGCGCAAATTATATTCTGTACTTTAATAACCTTTTTTGGAGGAAgcaaattatttttaaatttaaaaaacatTAAAGGCGATTCGATGGAAAATTTTAACAACAc CGACTGGGATAAGTGTCATACCAGAAGAAATTTTGGATCTTGCTTTAACAGGAAGCAATACATTAAAAACTTCATAAAAGATTTTGTAGGAAGTccaatataa
- a CDS encoding T-complex protein beta subunit, putative — protein sequence MNSVMPDVLKEGAQEDKGEIARLQYFVGAIAVGDLVKSTLGPRGLDKILTPLNIEGTRSHQHTVTNDGATILKSVWLDNPVSKILVDVSMQQDNKCGDGTTGVVVLAAEMLRNAEILVENKIHPQIICDGFRMALASAREALLDSCFCHDVESDLFKEDMLKIARTTLSSKLLTHEKEHFAQLAVNAILRIKDNLNLDLIQIIKKTGGTIKDSYLEEGFILEKRIGINQPKSLSNCKIMVANTPMDTDKIKIYGTKVNVHSFEDVQDLENEERLKMKNKVENIISHGCNVFINRQLIYNYPEQIFRENNVMTIEHSDFDGMERLANCLDAEIASTFEKDLNIKLGYCDKIEEIIIGEDKLVRFSGCKKNGACTIILRGASTHILEESERSLHDALAVLAETMKDNRVVLGAGCVEMLMSNAVDNLARTVEGKKSLAIEAYAKALRQIPTYILDNGGFDSSEIVSKIRAQHTKGNKYAGIDIEKGDVGNIMELGIYESYNSKLSQITSATEAVEMILRVDDIIKCAPRKRSGM from the coding sequence ATGAACTCTGTTATGCCTGATGTTTTAAAAGAAGGGGCCCAAGAAGATAAGGGGGAAATTGCGAGACTACAATATTTTGTAGGTGCTATCGCAGTAGGTGATTTAGTTAAAAGTACATTAGGTCCAAGAGGTTTAGATAAAATATTGACACCTTTAAACATTGAAGGAACTAGGTCACATCAACATACTGTTACAAATGATGGAGCAACGATATTAAAATCTGTGTGGTTAGATAATCCTGTTTCTAAAATATTAGTAGATGTGAGTATGCAACAAGATAATAAATGTGGTGATGGTACTACAGGTGTTGTTGTATTGGCTGCTGAAATGTTAAGAAATGCTGAAATATTAgtagaaaataaaattcatCCTCAAATAATATGTGATGGATTTCGTATGGCATTAGCTTCTGCACGTGAAGCTTTATTAGATTCATGTTTTTGTCATGATGTCGAGTCTGATTTATTTAAAGAAGATATGTTAAAAATAGCTAGAACAACGTTATCTTCGAAGTTATTGACACATGAAAAAGAACATTTTGCCCAGCTAGCTGTAAATGCAATATTAAGaataaaagataatttaaatttagatttaatacaaataataaagaaaacGGGTGGTACAATTAAAGATTCTTATTTAGAAGAAGGTTTTATTTTAGAAAAGAGAATAGGAATTAATCAACCCAAGAGCCTAAGTAATTGTAAAATAATGGTTGCGAATACACCTATGGATACTGATaagataaaaatttatgGTACTAAAGTAAATGTACATAGTTTTGAAGATGTACAAGATTtagaaaatgaagaaagattaaaaatgaaaaataaagtagaaaatataatatctCATGGATGTAATGTGTTTATAAATAGACAATTGATATACAATTATCCAGAACAAATTTTTCGAGAAAATAATGTCATGACAATTGAACATAGTGATTTTGATGGTATGGAAAGATTAGCAAATTGTTTAGATGCTGAAATTGCATCTACATTTGAAAAGGActtaaatattaaattagGATATTGTGATAAAATAgaagaaattataatagGAGAAGATAAATTAGTACGTTTTTCCGgttgtaaaaaaaatggagCATGTACTATAATTTTAAGAGGAGCATCAACACATATACTAGAGGAAAGTGAGCGTTCATTACATGATGCTTTAGCTGTATTAGCTGAAACAATGAAAGATAATCGTGTAGTCTTAGGAGCTGGTTGTGTTGAAATGTTGATGAGTAATGCAGTGGATAATTTAGCAAGAACAGTTGaaggaaaaaaaagtttAGCCATAGAAGCATATGCAAAAGCATTAAGACAGATACCAACATATATTCTAGATAATGGTGGTTTTGATAGTTCAGAAATTGTAAGTAAAATTAGAGCACAGCATACTAAAGGAAATAAATATGCAGGTATAGATATTGAGAAAGGAGATGTAGGAAATATTATGGAATTGGGTATATATGAATCCTATAATTCAAAATTATCACAGATAACATCAGCAACTGAAGCAGTAGAAATGATTTTAAGGGTTGatgatataattaaatGTGCCCCAAGAAAAAGATCAGGAATGTAG